The Deinococcus sp. Leaf326 genome contains a region encoding:
- a CDS encoding cobalt-precorrin-7 (C(5))-methyltransferase — protein MLPFPAAVSPHAGASYVFFPTPNSSSHRSLSTRSRMIICIGAGPGHLDFLTRKGSDLITGADVVAGFDAVVNVVQPLIPDTTQVITMGYRDQVAKLAEVATLHHAGQRCVVVFMGDIHFSGFQFLERVETACGHQVETVPGISSAQMLASKGRVCFDETTFLTFHRRGDLTPFKTHLKDVLAAGRNAIVIPRPWDFMPKDVAAYLLGSGLPPEHRTEVWENLSRTEAEWTGNLAELAENEFSDMTILLLRALAPMPTGLEGEA, from the coding sequence GTGCTCCCGTTTCCGGCTGCTGTTTCCCCGCACGCCGGAGCTTCATATGTCTTCTTCCCTACCCCAAACAGCTCTTCACATCGTTCCCTCTCCACACGGTCACGCATGATCATCTGCATAGGCGCTGGGCCCGGACACCTGGATTTCCTGACCCGCAAGGGGAGCGACCTCATCACGGGAGCAGATGTAGTCGCCGGATTCGACGCTGTCGTCAACGTGGTCCAGCCCCTGATCCCCGATACCACCCAGGTCATCACGATGGGCTACCGCGATCAAGTGGCCAAGCTGGCTGAGGTCGCTACACTTCACCATGCCGGACAACGCTGCGTAGTGGTCTTCATGGGTGACATCCATTTCAGCGGCTTTCAGTTTCTGGAACGGGTGGAGACCGCCTGCGGGCATCAGGTCGAGACCGTGCCCGGCATATCGAGTGCCCAGATGCTCGCCAGCAAGGGGCGGGTCTGCTTCGACGAGACGACCTTCCTGACCTTCCACCGCCGGGGCGACCTGACACCGTTCAAAACCCACCTGAAGGACGTACTGGCGGCAGGCCGCAACGCGATTGTCATTCCGCGCCCCTGGGACTTCATGCCGAAGGATGTTGCTGCATACCTGCTCGGCAGCGGCCTGCCACCGGAACACCGTACCGAGGTGTGGGAGAACCTGTCACGCACCGAGGCCGAGTGGACCGGCAACCTGGCCGAACTGGCCGAGAACGAGTTTTCGGACATGACCATCCTGCTCCTGCGCGCCCTGGCCCCCATGCCCACCGGACTGGAGGGGGAGGCGTGA